The Prevotella sp. E2-28 genome includes the window GAATAAATGTCGTATCTTTGCAGCCAAAGAACAAAAGTTATTGAATTATGACAGCACTTACATTTAGCGATTTCAGAAAGAACATGGCCAGTTCGTTTGACCTTGTAGACGCTGGCGAACATGTATTCATCAACAGGGGTAGCAAGAAAATGTATGCTATCGTGGCTGTGGATGATGATGACCTGACTATTACTCCTGCTATGGCTGCAAAGATTGAGAAAGCCAGAAAGGAGTATAAGGAAGGAAAGGGTGTATCTCTGAAGACTCACGAAGATATTGATAAGTATTTCGAATCACTGTAAATATGTACGAGGTAAGAGTTTTAGAAGAAGTAGAAAAAGTCATCAAAAAGTGGAAGAAGTCAAACCCACAACTATTTAAGAAATACCAGAAGATTTTTCATGAGTTAGCGGATCACCCTCGTACGGGTATTGGTCATCCAGAGGCATTGGTAGGTGGCAACAACATAACATACTCTCGTCATATTACAGCGCATGACCGTATTATCTACGATATCTATGACGAAACGCTAGTCGTATTAGTCATCGAAACAGAAGGACATTACAACGATAAGTAGAAAGGATTCTTAATCAAATACAAAACAAAAAAGAGAGGCTTAAAACCTCTCTTTTTTTGTACACCCGCAGGGGCTCGAACCCTGGACACCCTGATTAAGAGTCAGGTGCTCTACCAACTGAGCTACGGGTGCAACCTGTTTTCTTAAGCGGGTGCAAAATTAATCATTTTATTTGTAATCTACAAATTTTAGACCACTTTTTTCATTCAAGAATGATTATTCCGCTACATTTCCAACAAATCTTACGACAAGAAGCCCAACAAAGCACCTGCCGCAACAGCTGAACCGATGACACCAGCCACGTTCGGACCCATGGCATGCATGAGCAGGAAGTTGTGGCGATCGTACTCCAAACCAAGGTTATTTGAGATACGGGCTGCCATAGGAACAGCACTCACACCGGCATTACCAATCAGCGGATTCAACTTCTTATCCTT containing:
- a CDS encoding type II toxin-antitoxin system Phd/YefM family antitoxin — protein: MTALTFSDFRKNMASSFDLVDAGEHVFINRGSKKMYAIVAVDDDDLTITPAMAAKIEKARKEYKEGKGVSLKTHEDIDKYFESL
- a CDS encoding type II toxin-antitoxin system YoeB family toxin — translated: MYEVRVLEEVEKVIKKWKKSNPQLFKKYQKIFHELADHPRTGIGHPEALVGGNNITYSRHITAHDRIIYDIYDETLVVLVIETEGHYNDK